A stretch of DNA from Schistocerca americana isolate TAMUIC-IGC-003095 chromosome 3, iqSchAmer2.1, whole genome shotgun sequence:
TCAGCTCGTAACTGCTCTAAGTTAGGCTTTTGGTCATGTTGATCTTCATCATTGCTAACTTCACTGTTCACTTCAGAGCTCTCATCACTGCTAATTCTCTTTGACTTCCGATGCTTTTTATGTTTCTTCTtcacttttttgttctttttatgcttcttctttctgtctttatgTTTCTTGTAAGTGTCTAAATTGTTATCTAttatgcttgtatgagcacttacTTTCTTGTTAGCATCTgctgttttgtttttcttattcaAATATTGTTCTTCcttaacacctaaatatttccttaTATCTCGTAAAGGATCATTAAGTAATTTGCTCTTTGTAGATACTTCTGCATCCATTCCCATTAATGGTTCTGCTTTCTTTCTGTCAGGAACTTTATCATACCACGGAATTTTCCCAGTGGCTTCAACAGTGTCCTGGCCTAGGTATGTTAAATAACcaatttgtttttcatatttctctttttcttcttttatttcacgTTCATGCTCTTCATTCTTAAGTGATGATACAATTTTGCCCTCTTCCAGATCATCAAAGAGATTGACATGTTGTGCTTTATTTGTAATTTGAATTCCACCTTCATCGGGAGACTGACCACCATCCTTTCTTGCTTTTTTGCGGAGTAAAGCAGTGCGGGCCTCTTGTTCCTGAAACAATCAGAATGATAGTCTAAAATGAGCTGTCTCTAAACCAAGACATCAACAGAAGTGTAGTAAGgttttatttttggtattcaatAAGAGTTAGGTGAGCTCTCTTTTTATTTAATATGTCATACTTCATATTTGTACACTAAATATGTTTGAAACTGAAGTCTTCAATAATCAATATGTTATGCCAtagaggttctgagtacaagcgTTGTGATCTTTGGTCGTCTGTGCATTGTTGTTGACAATGTATCATTCAGTGAGAAGTAATGAGTTGGGTGTTGGTCCCACTGCTGAGTAGTCTGTAAATAGCTAGCATAACACACAGATGCAAACACAAAGGATGTTCCTTtttgaaatatgattttgtaaagactGATTGAGAACCGTGAAGATGTTCAGGTAATGTCGTTGCTGCATTGCTTGCTCGTGCGAAATTTATGATGAGTTTGAGAAaagcaaatatttaacacaatcTTTCTTTATTGATTTGGGTCAGTTAGTTTGACTGACTGCTGAGATGCTGGCATAGCTTGGACTCCAGAGTTATGATTCACTACTCTTTTGCCATTTCATTAACTAATTTCATGGTAGAGACATATTTTTTACAAGAAGTGATTTTTGTAAAGGTGGTTGTAATAGTTAAGGAGTCAAGTTCCTCACACAGTTCTGAATGCTAGTCTCTTTTCAATCATTCACTAAGCTGAGTTTCTTCCCCCATCTTCTCATGAAAGTTCAATTTCGTAACTATGTGTCATTACAGTGCACTGAGCAGAACAGTCACTCAAAACAAAAAGGCATGGTGTGAATAGCATAACTGCATTTCCTAGCACTGAACTTGACAAGGTGTTTATTTAGTCGGTTTGCTGCTGTGCTGTATTTAAATATGTACCACTTTCGAGCAGTACCGAATTTCCATTGCAAGGTAGGTCATGAAAATTGGTTAGGGACAGTCAAATAATTCAAAGTCAAGTTTTGGATTTCAAAATGATTATCAGGTCCAGCTCAGTAAAGTTTAGTTCAGATCTCATTTACTTTTACAGACAATCTTATTTTTACAGTGCAGGTTTAAATATGCACCTGAGTGTCATTTAGTGTTCAGGATTTTACTTAGTTTTGGTACATAAATCTGCAGGACAATTTTCACAGAAGCATTTTGGTAATTATTCTTTCAATGTTTGGTTTGCaattttatgcagaatttttaCTCTCTTAGATTTCATGTGTTGGAATTGCAAGTCACATACTACGATGTCACACATTATAGCACTGTCCACTGCACTGCATGATACAGAATTTCAAAGGACAGTCTCTTGAGTAGCCTACACAAATTTTCGTTTTCTAGTTATTTCTGGTAAAAATTAATTGCAATACAATTACACAGTTTCAGATGGGTTCAGCAACTCATGTCACCAGAGAGAGTTTACGTAAGCATCTCCTTGCATTGGAAGTtcacattacaacacagacatacaTCAAAGTTTAAGAATAAGAAACCAATTTACATAtgcaacaacaacattataaaacaaaacagttacacagaACAGGATGTTAACAATAAAAACTGTGGTAGATGTTAGtataaaattgttgaggcttttgtGGGTAGGTGTTAAcatactgcctattggcttctgtctcaggttcttcagcCAAAGCTTCTTTGACGACTTCTCTGACAATTCACCACCATAAGTAGCTGATATTGTCAAAGTGTCCCTCTCCTTTGACAATGCAAGCCACTCATGTTGGTGAAAGGTCAGAAAATCGTCAAACAAATGCCAGCTGAAgcacccaagacagaagccaaaagCAATATGTCAGTAGATGTTAGCATTGGATAGACATCCTAAACTACAGTACAAAGTCTGGCAGTGGGTGCACTGTGCCAATATTAACTATTCTTCATTGAAGTTCACtcacgaggggaaaatgactgactGTATGCCTTTAACATCCACCATAATCTAATAAAAGATATATGATGATAATGGTAGAATTACCGTACAACCTACTTTTGAAAGTCACCCCTCAGAGTGTGCTCAACAGAATTTCCTGAGAAAAAAGTCATTTCTTTCAgtgattcccatttaagtttcctGAGAATTGTTTTCCTATGGGTTATATTGACCTGTCACAATCGTGGCAGCATGTGTTTGGGTTTCTTCAATGTCTTTCGTCAAGTCAACTTCATAAGGCACCAAATAGCGCAACAGTAGTATAAACCAGAGTCATGTAAGGGTTTTGCTTCATAGATGCACTGCACTTTTGCATCATCAcccaacaaaagcaagtcttccatttACCATTATTACTACTGATTTTATGAAGTTGTTccaattaatgattttttttcacgttttcagatatttatctcattataaaatttgcaattttccgaataaaatgatacatatatcacttataaactcacatgggaagtattttatttttttaaatataatctacaccggttgaaaatgttaaaatttttacatgcattacttcaacaTCTAATAGAATcggtaattttttttatacagaaggctgtggattgctgtgttataaaggtcttGTCCAGAAGATGATGGGCACTAGGTTgaagaagttgaaacaaagtttgaaagacaagaaactttctgatggtaaaaccataagaggcaggctgacagacaaaattattgatgaactacagcagtattatgggatgggcAAAACAAATAATaccgaggatttgttgaaaatgaagcaggcagtatgggctaccttcttccacagactgtcaacagatgaaaaaccagtacaccacctttgccctcctggacctgattcatggtgcaattactgcagtggggggggggggggggggggggggggtcagtgatgctgttattgcttttaatgagggcaacattggtagggtgaaagtgctgcagcatatgggaattaattctggacaaggttcgcattgataaagcagagtatgcagcacagttggccactaaggagtccagagggagaaaaaaaacttggaaaaagatcaagaggatgatatacagcatggtgcagggtgcttctgagtgactaaaaataaaaaattaagcatacatTAAGTGAGCTACAGTCTTCTGAAACTTTAGAAACTGTTcccaaaaatttacattttctgttgcatttttccctaaatctcagaaaccacttcaagtggggagtaataacatacatatcctgattcTACTgagctaaaagaagaacataatgttacgtataaaattatttaggataatatacaaaaaagtacacaaaattttaactgtgtaattaaaaaattatatttctgaaagcagtggctgaaatgcaattattgtaattcagtagactcagaacatacagtttaatgtcctgcaaaagtttcatgtcaaAGGCTCACCTGAAATACagagaagccaagtcactaaatttaacattgtcgggatagggcgttccaactccccttaactcTGTATTTAAACAATGTGGAATGTCGAAAAGCTTTTATTGGCTTACAAACTTACGATGTTTTCACAGTGTTTTTATAAAATTGTCACCCAAACCGCTCAATCATCACAACGAGAGTGTCATGAGAGAGCATAATTTATGCAAGACATCACTAATGGTGGCAAATCTCAACTCAAATTTTAGAGTTAACCAACCATATtactttcaaataaaaatattttgtaagagCAGCAAATGCATTAAGTAAACTCTCCTCCAGTCAGGGTATCACATAGAAGAGGAGTTCGTTGTATTTGCTAGATGTTTTTGACAGGTTGTTGTGATCTACAGCCGCAATTAACATATTAAATACAACTACTTTGGAGTAGGAACTTAAGAACAGTCTTGGAAGTAATCCTGAACCAGTGAAAGCTTTGGAATTACAGGAACAACAAGGACAGTCAATACACGCACATCTTAAGTACAACAAAGATGATGTACTATTTACTCAACAATACTGTACATTACAAAAGGTTTTCAAAATGGCGACCACCACTGTTAATATAGGCATCTTCATAGGATAGACTAGTGCATTCTACCAAGTACACCAGGCACCACACAAACCTCATCAGTTGCTAAAAGTATCCTGTGAGAAGTGTTTCTTCATACCCAGAGTCAATATCCCAGGTGTCTGACTGGAAGGGAGTTGTCACCTTGATTCCCTGATCTGATGTctcttgaccttttttttttttttttggcagggggggaggggggggggcatatcaAAAGTCTCATGTACATGATACCAATTCCTCACCTGGATACTTGCAGTGACTGTCGAGGTCCATGCAATGCTTGGTGTGCTTGCTAAAATGCGCCAGAATTTCTGTGGAGATGTTATGCCTACACTGAACGTGGTGGTCACCATTATGAACAGTTTCGGTAACATACAACATTGCCGCGTAAACAGTACATTACCTTTGCTGAACTTAACGTGTGTGTGCATTCATTG
This window harbors:
- the LOC124606544 gene encoding leukocyte receptor cluster member 1 homolog; this encodes MNILPKKRWHVRTKENIARVRRDEAKAAEEEKERQRRALLAEQEARTALLRKKARKDGGQSPDEGGIQITNKAQHVNLFDDLEEGKIVSSLKNEEHEREIKEEKEKYEKQIGYLTYLGQDTVEATGKIPWYDKVPDRKKAEPLMGMDAEVSTKSKLLNDPLRDIRKYLGVKEEQYLNKKNKTADANKKVSAHTSIIDNNLDTYKKHKDRKKKHKKNKKVKKKHKKHRKSKRISSDESSEVNSEVSNDEDQHDQKPNLEQLRAERLKREAEEKRKAEALLARLRGETVEEEKTETIAVPVKQKYNSQFNPELARQNFR